One genomic region from Natrinema caseinilyticum encodes:
- the rpsB gene encoding 30S ribosomal protein S2 produces MTENDATQEGLDAAEEEIDEEPAEGAGPAAEEDVEPADEQPADAEGAPAADAEQPADDAETEDAGPTLDDDVMSDEEADLLIPVEDYLGAGVHIGTQQKTADMERFIHRVRTDGLYVLDVSKTDGRIRTAADFLANYQPEQILVTSSRQYGRFPAEKFAEAVGARARTGRFIPGTLTNPKYDGYIEPDVLVVTDPIGDAQAVKEAITVGIPVIAMCDSNNQLSNVDLVVPTNNKGRKALSVVYWLLANEVLDRRGAEPAYALEDFESTV; encoded by the coding sequence ATGACAGAAAACGACGCAACCCAGGAAGGGCTCGACGCCGCCGAGGAAGAAATCGACGAGGAGCCAGCCGAAGGGGCTGGTCCCGCCGCCGAGGAGGACGTCGAGCCAGCAGACGAACAGCCCGCCGACGCCGAGGGAGCGCCCGCGGCCGACGCCGAACAACCAGCGGACGACGCCGAGACCGAAGACGCCGGTCCGACGCTCGACGACGACGTGATGTCCGACGAGGAAGCGGACCTGCTGATTCCGGTCGAGGATTACCTCGGCGCCGGTGTCCACATCGGCACCCAGCAGAAGACGGCGGACATGGAGCGGTTCATCCATCGCGTCCGTACCGACGGGCTGTACGTGCTCGACGTCTCGAAGACCGACGGCCGTATCCGCACGGCCGCGGACTTCCTCGCGAACTACCAACCCGAACAGATTCTGGTCACCTCGAGTCGCCAGTACGGGCGATTCCCCGCGGAGAAGTTCGCCGAGGCCGTCGGCGCGCGCGCCCGAACCGGTCGCTTCATTCCGGGGACCCTGACGAATCCGAAGTACGACGGTTACATCGAACCGGACGTGCTCGTCGTCACCGACCCGATCGGCGACGCGCAGGCCGTCAAGGAGGCCATCACGGTCGGCATCCCGGTCATCGCGATGTGTGACTCGAACAACCAGCTCAGTAACGTCGACCTCGTCGTCCCGACGAACAACAAGGGTCGCAAGGCCCTCTCGGTCGTCTACTGGTTGCTCGCGAACGAAGTCCTCGACCGCCGCGGTGCCGAACCGGCGTACGCGCTCGAGGACTTCGAGAGTACGGTCTGA
- a CDS encoding thiamine-phosphate synthase family protein, translating into MALVLPSELVVDRFLPTARAMLATRLAERGLTQQEVAAELGVTQAAVSKYVSGDGGGDDRFRDDPETVATIERIADGLAGGHMDSYDALTELLALVRSLEDRGPICELHEEVMPELRGLGCDLCVRGLDPDVRAERDVLANVRTAARTLASRSGIAEYVPNVGTNVGMSLPDPRDETDVAAIPGRIYAMGGRIEIPAHPEFGASKHVSTAILAANAVDPDIHGAINIATDGDLLAGADTVGIDPLEFDAEYENRRDHLENRFEDRGTVPRVAYHRGAFGIEPATYVFGSTAVDAAELITELLSVVHDR; encoded by the coding sequence ATGGCTCTCGTTCTGCCGAGCGAACTCGTCGTCGATCGATTCCTTCCGACGGCACGGGCGATGCTGGCGACCCGACTCGCCGAGCGCGGATTGACCCAGCAGGAGGTCGCCGCCGAACTCGGCGTGACACAGGCCGCGGTCAGCAAATACGTCAGCGGAGACGGCGGCGGCGACGACCGGTTCCGGGACGACCCCGAAACCGTCGCGACCATCGAGCGGATCGCCGACGGGCTCGCCGGCGGTCACATGGACAGCTACGACGCGCTCACCGAACTCCTCGCGCTCGTCCGGAGCCTCGAGGATCGCGGCCCGATCTGCGAACTCCACGAGGAGGTGATGCCCGAACTTCGAGGACTCGGCTGCGACCTGTGCGTCCGCGGGCTCGACCCCGACGTGCGAGCCGAACGGGACGTCCTCGCGAACGTGCGAACCGCCGCACGAACCCTCGCTTCGCGTTCGGGAATCGCCGAGTACGTCCCGAACGTCGGCACGAACGTCGGAATGTCCCTCCCCGACCCTCGCGACGAGACCGACGTCGCCGCGATTCCCGGTCGGATCTACGCCATGGGCGGCCGGATCGAAATTCCGGCGCATCCCGAATTCGGTGCGTCGAAACACGTTTCCACGGCGATCCTCGCGGCGAACGCCGTCGACCCCGACATCCACGGCGCGATCAATATCGCTACCGACGGCGACCTGCTTGCTGGCGCCGACACGGTCGGTATCGACCCGCTCGAGTTCGATGCCGAGTACGAAAACCGCAGGGACCATCTCGAAAATCGGTTCGAAGATCGCGGGACCGTTCCACGGGTCGCCTACCATCGCGGCGCGTTCGGCATCGAGCCCGCCACCTACGTCTTCGGGTCGACGGCCGTCGATGCCGCGGAACTGATCACGGAACTGCTCTCGGTCGTTCACGATCGATGA
- the mvk gene encoding mevalonate kinase has product MTLSSAPGKVYLFGEHAVVYGEPAVPCAIERRARVGVQRRDDGKLRVHAEDLSLNGFTVEYDGTTGNGPDVDVSESLISAAMGYVDGAIEQVRDVTDEDEVGFDVTIESDIPLGAGLGSSAAVVVAAIDAATRELGVTLETDELADRAYRTEHQVQDGQASRADTFCSATGGAVRVEGEDCRSLEAPDLPIVIGFDGGAGDTGKLVAGVRDLRDEYEFAADTVEAIGDVVRNGEDALADGDIDELGRLMDFNHGLLSALGVSSRSLDTMVWAARDAGARGAKLTGAGGGGCIVALDPTPETETALSFTPGCEDAFRAELSEKGVTRLE; this is encoded by the coding sequence ATGACACTCTCCAGCGCACCCGGCAAAGTGTACCTGTTCGGGGAGCACGCGGTAGTTTACGGCGAACCGGCCGTTCCGTGTGCGATCGAGCGGCGGGCGCGGGTCGGCGTGCAACGACGCGACGACGGCAAGCTACGGGTTCACGCGGAGGACCTCAGTCTGAACGGCTTTACCGTCGAGTACGACGGAACGACCGGCAACGGACCGGACGTCGACGTCTCGGAATCGTTGATAAGCGCCGCGATGGGCTACGTCGACGGCGCGATCGAGCAGGTCCGCGACGTAACCGACGAAGACGAAGTGGGCTTCGACGTCACGATCGAGAGCGACATCCCGCTCGGCGCGGGACTCGGTTCCTCCGCGGCGGTCGTCGTCGCCGCGATCGATGCCGCCACCCGCGAACTCGGAGTCACCCTCGAGACGGACGAACTCGCGGACCGAGCCTACCGGACGGAACACCAGGTTCAGGACGGTCAGGCCTCGCGGGCGGACACGTTCTGTTCGGCCACCGGCGGTGCGGTCCGCGTCGAAGGCGAGGACTGTCGCTCCCTCGAGGCACCGGACCTGCCGATCGTGATCGGATTCGACGGCGGCGCGGGCGACACCGGGAAGCTGGTCGCGGGTGTGCGGGATCTGCGCGACGAGTACGAATTCGCCGCCGATACGGTCGAAGCGATCGGCGACGTGGTACGCAACGGTGAAGACGCGCTCGCCGACGGGGATATCGACGAACTCGGTCGATTGATGGATTTCAACCACGGGCTGCTGTCGGCCCTCGGCGTCTCCTCACGATCGCTCGATACGATGGTCTGGGCGGCCCGGGACGCGGGCGCACGGGGCGCGAAATTAACCGGTGCCGGCGGCGGCGGGTGCATCGTCGCACTGGACCCGACACCGGAGACCGAGACGGCGCTGTCGTTTACGCCCGGCTGCGAGGACGCCTTCCGAGCCGAGCTATCCGAGAAGGGGGTGACGCGACTCGAATGA
- a CDS encoding isopentenyl phosphate kinase produces MIVLKLGGSVITEKDRAETLDGEALERAAETIAAAQTDGLEDVVVVHGGGSFGHHNASEHGVSTTDGTRDATAVLDIHGAMKTLNSFVLSRLLERDVQAVPVHPFSTAYRDTAGTLSLPTGQVETMLAEGFVPVLHGDVIAHAGAGATVVSGDELVAELARRLSADRVGLCSTVPGVLDEDEVVIDRIEDFEAVATVLGASDATDVTGGMVGKVRTLLDLEAEASIFGLDALASFLDGSTPGTTID; encoded by the coding sequence ATGATCGTCCTGAAACTCGGCGGCAGCGTCATCACCGAGAAAGATCGCGCGGAGACGCTCGACGGCGAAGCACTCGAGCGGGCGGCCGAGACGATCGCCGCGGCGCAGACCGACGGACTAGAGGACGTCGTCGTCGTTCACGGCGGCGGCAGCTTCGGTCACCACAACGCGAGCGAACACGGCGTCAGTACCACCGATGGGACTCGTGACGCGACGGCGGTCCTGGACATCCACGGCGCGATGAAGACGCTGAACTCGTTCGTCCTCAGCCGACTGCTCGAGCGAGACGTACAGGCGGTACCGGTACATCCGTTTTCGACGGCGTACCGAGACACCGCGGGAACCCTCTCGCTGCCGACCGGCCAGGTCGAGACGATGCTCGCGGAGGGGTTCGTTCCCGTCCTCCACGGGGACGTGATCGCCCACGCCGGCGCCGGGGCGACGGTCGTCAGCGGCGACGAACTCGTGGCCGAACTCGCACGCCGGCTCTCGGCGGACCGCGTCGGCCTCTGCTCGACGGTTCCCGGTGTGCTGGACGAAGACGAGGTCGTGATCGATCGCATCGAGGATTTCGAGGCCGTCGCGACGGTGCTCGGGGCGAGCGATGCGACCGACGTGACCGGCGGAATGGTCGGCAAGGTCCGGACGCTACTGGATCTCGAGGCCGAAGCGTCGATCTTCGGCCTCGACGCGCTGGCGTCGTTCCTCGACGGGTCGACTCCGGGAACGACGATCGACTGA
- a CDS encoding TrkH family potassium uptake protein — protein MRLRTDWRASFALVGTVVKYLSVPLLVPIVVALVYSEPVFPFVATIGLAVVFGLALERLDPVRDLQVREAMLFVAISWLTVAIVGAVPYILAGWGTESTLANPVNALFESMSGFTTTGATVLEEISLDRHTHAVMMWRQLTQWLGGMGIIVLMVAILPELAVSGAQLVQSEAPGPELQKLTPRIAETARILWVVYFVFTLAFVALLYGLHLAGMAPRMGLYNAIAHGFTALPTGGFSPEADSVAAFSAIVQWTFVPFMVIAGTNFALFWHVFSGERHRFVRNSEFRAYIGAIAALTVVLAGILYTGAAPALSELGGLTEGVFENSLRQSAFQVASLLTSTGYATSDFVEWSSTGKIVLLFAMLVGGCAGSTGGGVKVVRWLIVFKVLRRELFTASHPEVVRPIRLGNNVVDEDAIRGVLGFTFLYLFVFAIATLLIALDAGHLVETPLEAFSASLATIGNIGPGFGFLGPFGSYHEFPIGSKLLMIFLMWIGRLEIIPVLVMFTGGFWTR, from the coding sequence ATGAGACTCCGGACCGACTGGCGCGCGAGTTTCGCGCTCGTCGGCACCGTCGTCAAATATCTCTCCGTTCCGCTCCTGGTACCGATCGTCGTCGCACTGGTCTATTCGGAGCCCGTTTTTCCGTTCGTCGCGACGATCGGCCTCGCGGTCGTCTTCGGACTCGCACTCGAGCGACTGGATCCCGTCCGTGACCTGCAAGTCCGAGAAGCGATGCTCTTCGTCGCGATATCGTGGCTCACCGTCGCGATCGTGGGGGCAGTGCCGTACATCCTTGCCGGCTGGGGAACCGAATCGACCCTCGCCAATCCGGTGAACGCGCTGTTCGAATCGATGTCCGGGTTCACGACGACGGGGGCGACCGTCCTCGAGGAGATTTCGCTCGACCGTCACACCCACGCCGTGATGATGTGGCGACAGCTTACCCAGTGGCTCGGCGGGATGGGAATCATCGTGTTGATGGTCGCAATTTTGCCCGAGTTAGCGGTCAGCGGCGCGCAACTCGTTCAGTCGGAGGCACCGGGACCCGAGTTACAGAAGTTGACGCCGCGAATCGCCGAGACGGCGCGCATCCTCTGGGTCGTCTACTTCGTCTTTACCCTCGCCTTCGTCGCTCTTCTCTATGGCCTCCACCTCGCGGGGATGGCACCCCGAATGGGGCTTTACAACGCCATCGCTCACGGATTCACGGCGCTTCCCACGGGCGGGTTCTCACCGGAAGCCGACAGCGTGGCGGCGTTCTCTGCGATCGTTCAGTGGACGTTCGTGCCGTTTATGGTCATCGCGGGCACGAACTTCGCGCTGTTCTGGCACGTCTTCAGCGGCGAGCGACATCGGTTCGTTCGCAACTCCGAATTTCGCGCCTACATCGGGGCGATCGCCGCGTTGACCGTGGTACTCGCGGGAATACTCTATACCGGTGCTGCACCGGCGCTTTCGGAACTCGGCGGCCTCACGGAGGGCGTATTCGAGAACTCGCTCCGACAGAGCGCCTTCCAGGTCGCATCGCTGTTGACCTCGACTGGGTACGCGACCAGCGACTTCGTGGAGTGGAGTTCGACCGGCAAAATCGTCCTCCTGTTCGCGATGCTCGTCGGCGGCTGTGCCGGTTCCACCGGGGGTGGCGTCAAGGTCGTCCGATGGCTAATCGTATTCAAAGTCCTCCGGCGCGAACTGTTTACGGCATCCCATCCCGAGGTCGTTCGCCCGATTCGTCTCGGTAACAACGTCGTCGACGAGGACGCAATTCGCGGCGTGCTCGGATTCACCTTCCTCTATCTCTTCGTCTTCGCCATCGCGACCCTGCTCATCGCCCTCGACGCCGGTCACCTCGTCGAGACACCGCTCGAGGCGTTCAGCGCCAGTCTCGCGACGATCGGGAACATCGGTCCCGGATTCGGGTTTCTCGGCCCCTTCGGGTCCTACCACGAGTTCCCGATCGGTTCGAAACTCCTGATGATCTTTCTCATGTGGATCGGCCGCCTCGAGATAATTCCGGTCCTCGTCATGTTCACCGGCGGCTTCTGGACCCGCTGA
- the trkA gene encoding Trk system potassium transporter TrkA has translation MYVIIVGAGEVGRSIAANLEETHDVVVVDRDAEVTEELTYALDVLTIHGDGTDLEILREAGLSQAGLVIACTDNDETNAVVCGAAKAVTDVFTIARVRRRTLLETWQGSQGAFGVDFMVCTDLLTAQTIFRISGLPSAHDVDTFASGLVRMAEFDIPADSPIADRTVSEADCYDSLTFAALFRDDEMIVTRGDTVIRGGDRIVVIGSPDSINDFADEVATAPDDAEEVVIVGASEIGFQAAREFEDHGFRPRLIEQDHDRAREVAESLPNTMVMESDATNADFLAREHVGEADVVVAALDSDEKNLLVSLLAERLGVDRTVAVIETAEYADLFETVGIDVAINPREETAEEIVRFTRTDHTEKVAMLEHDRAEVIEIEVGVESALVGRTIADATNDLPPGVVIGAISRGGDHITPRGSTVVQSGDHVIVFVDAAVLDEVVDLI, from the coding sequence GTGTACGTAATCATCGTCGGGGCCGGCGAAGTCGGTCGTTCGATCGCCGCAAACTTAGAAGAGACTCACGACGTGGTCGTCGTCGACCGCGACGCCGAGGTGACCGAGGAACTCACCTACGCGCTGGACGTGTTGACGATCCACGGCGACGGGACCGACCTCGAAATCCTGCGCGAGGCCGGCCTCTCGCAAGCGGGACTCGTCATCGCCTGTACGGACAACGACGAAACGAACGCCGTCGTCTGCGGCGCGGCGAAGGCCGTTACCGACGTCTTCACCATCGCGCGGGTTCGTCGGCGAACGCTGCTCGAAACCTGGCAGGGATCGCAGGGCGCCTTCGGCGTCGACTTCATGGTGTGTACCGACCTGCTGACGGCCCAGACGATCTTTCGTATCTCCGGGCTGCCCAGCGCCCACGACGTCGATACGTTCGCCAGCGGACTCGTCCGCATGGCCGAGTTCGACATCCCGGCGGACAGCCCGATCGCGGATCGAACCGTCAGCGAAGCCGACTGTTACGATTCGCTAACGTTCGCCGCGCTCTTTCGGGACGACGAGATGATCGTGACTCGAGGCGACACGGTCATTCGAGGCGGCGACCGGATCGTCGTGATCGGCAGCCCCGATTCGATCAACGATTTCGCCGACGAAGTCGCGACGGCGCCCGACGACGCAGAAGAGGTCGTCATCGTCGGCGCGAGCGAGATCGGATTCCAGGCCGCTCGCGAGTTCGAAGATCACGGGTTTCGTCCGCGTCTGATCGAGCAAGATCACGACCGCGCCCGTGAGGTGGCCGAATCCTTACCGAACACGATGGTCATGGAAAGCGACGCGACGAACGCCGACTTCCTCGCACGGGAACACGTCGGCGAAGCGGACGTCGTGGTCGCCGCACTCGACAGCGACGAGAAGAACCTCCTCGTCTCCCTGCTCGCGGAACGCCTCGGCGTCGACCGCACCGTCGCCGTCATCGAAACCGCCGAGTACGCAGACCTCTTCGAGACCGTCGGAATCGACGTCGCGATCAACCCTCGAGAGGAAACCGCCGAGGAGATCGTCCGCTTTACGCGAACCGATCACACGGAAAAGGTCGCGATGCTGGAGCACGATCGCGCGGAGGTAATCGAGATCGAGGTCGGCGTCGAGAGCGCCCTCGTCGGTCGAACCATCGCGGACGCGACGAACGATCTCCCGCCGGGCGTCGTCATCGGCGCGATTTCTCGCGGCGGTGACCACATCACGCCCCGCGGATCGACCGTCGTCCAATCCGGTGACCACGTGATCGTCTTCGTCGACGCGGCGGTTCTCGACGAGGTCGTCGACCTGATCTAA
- a CDS encoding ribonuclease J, producing the protein MEIEIATIGGYEEVGRQMTAVRAGDDVVIFDMGLNLSQVLIHDNVETERMHSLDLIDMGAIPDDRVMSDLEGDVQAIVPTHGHLDHIGAISKLAHRYNAPVVATPFTIELVKQQIEGEQKFGVENDLIKMDAGETMAIGDSGKVDLEFVNVTHSIIDAINPVLHTPEGAVVYGLDKRMDHTPVIGDPIDMERFREIGREGNGVLAYIEDCTNANKKGRTPSERVAREHLRDVLYSLEDYDGGIVATTFSSHIARVKSLVEFADDIGRQPVLLGRSMEKYSGTAERLDFIDFPTDLGMFGHRKSVDRTFKRIMNEGKGDYLPVVTGHQGEPRAMLTRMARGETPYELDDGDKVVFSARVIPEPTNEGQRYQAEKLLGMQGARVYDDIHVSGHLNQEGHYEMLDALQPQHVIPAHQDMSGYSSYVNLCESEGYSMGRDLHVTRNGNLIQLVD; encoded by the coding sequence ATGGAAATCGAAATCGCAACCATTGGCGGCTACGAAGAAGTCGGACGGCAGATGACCGCCGTCCGCGCCGGCGACGACGTCGTCATCTTCGACATGGGTCTGAACCTCTCGCAGGTGCTGATCCACGACAACGTCGAAACCGAACGAATGCACAGTCTCGACCTGATCGACATGGGCGCTATCCCCGACGACCGGGTCATGAGCGACCTCGAGGGCGACGTCCAGGCGATCGTCCCGACGCACGGTCACCTGGACCACATCGGTGCCATCTCCAAACTGGCCCACCGGTACAACGCGCCGGTCGTCGCGACGCCGTTTACGATCGAACTCGTCAAACAGCAGATCGAGGGCGAACAGAAGTTCGGCGTCGAGAACGACCTGATCAAGATGGACGCCGGCGAGACGATGGCGATCGGCGACAGCGGCAAGGTCGACCTCGAGTTCGTCAACGTCACCCACTCGATCATCGACGCGATCAATCCCGTCCTCCACACACCGGAGGGAGCCGTCGTCTACGGGCTGGACAAGCGAATGGACCACACGCCCGTCATCGGCGATCCGATCGATATGGAGCGGTTCCGCGAGATCGGTCGCGAAGGCAACGGCGTCCTCGCGTACATCGAGGACTGTACCAACGCGAACAAGAAGGGGCGCACTCCCAGCGAGCGGGTCGCGCGCGAGCACCTTCGCGACGTCCTCTACAGCCTCGAAGACTACGACGGCGGCATCGTCGCGACGACGTTCTCAAGCCACATCGCTCGTGTGAAGTCGCTGGTCGAGTTCGCGGACGACATCGGCCGTCAGCCCGTGCTACTGGGCCGGTCGATGGAGAAGTACTCCGGCACCGCAGAACGGCTCGACTTCATCGACTTCCCCACCGATCTGGGAATGTTCGGCCACCGGAAGTCCGTCGACCGCACGTTCAAGCGAATCATGAACGAGGGGAAAGGCGACTACCTGCCGGTCGTCACCGGCCACCAGGGCGAACCGCGTGCGATGCTCACCCGAATGGCGCGCGGCGAGACGCCGTACGAACTGGACGACGGCGACAAGGTCGTCTTCTCGGCCCGCGTCATCCCCGAGCCGACTAACGAAGGCCAGCGCTACCAGGCGGAGAAACTGCTCGGCATGCAGGGCGCGCGGGTGTACGACGACATCCACGTTTCCGGCCACCTCAATCAGGAGGGCCACTACGAGATGCTCGACGCGCTTCAGCCCCAGCACGTCATTCCGGCTCACCAGGACATGAGCGGCTACTCGAGCTACGTCAACCTTTGCGAGAGCGAAGGCTACAGCATGGGCCGAGACCTCCACGTTACGCGCAACGGGAACCTCATACAGTTAGTCGACTGA
- the idsA3 gene encoding geranylfarnesyl diphosphate synthase produces the protein MTSPEAREEAVLEAVRHRREQVNEAITEELPIQRPERLYEASRYLLDAGGKRLRPAVLLTTAEALCDVESLTAEYRSFPSLQEGGPVDVMAAAVSVEVIQSFTLIHDDIMDDDDLRRGVPAVHEAYDIETAILAGDTLYSKAFEIMLETGAQSDRLVEAFSILATTCTKICEGQSLDVTFEQRTDVSPEEYLEMVEQKTAVLYAASACLPAILLGADDETVDALYGYGLDIGRAFQIQDDVLDLTVPSDQLGKQRGSDLVENKQTLITVHARGQGVDVDTLVDTDDVDAVTEAEIDDAVAELEAAGSITYANDTARDLVEQGKSRLDVLPDNEARDLLCEIADYLIERGY, from the coding sequence ATGACGAGCCCCGAGGCACGCGAGGAAGCGGTGCTCGAGGCGGTCCGGCACCGGCGCGAACAGGTCAACGAGGCGATCACCGAGGAGTTGCCGATCCAGCGGCCGGAACGGCTCTACGAAGCGTCCCGGTATCTGCTCGATGCGGGCGGCAAACGGCTGCGGCCGGCCGTCCTGCTAACGACCGCGGAGGCGCTGTGTGACGTCGAGTCTCTCACGGCGGAGTATCGATCGTTCCCGTCGCTGCAGGAGGGCGGCCCGGTCGACGTGATGGCCGCCGCCGTCAGCGTCGAGGTCATCCAGTCGTTTACCCTGATCCACGACGATATCATGGACGACGACGATCTCCGACGCGGCGTTCCCGCCGTTCACGAGGCCTACGATATCGAGACCGCAATTCTCGCCGGCGACACGCTCTACTCGAAGGCCTTCGAGATCATGCTCGAGACGGGGGCGCAGTCCGATCGGCTCGTCGAGGCGTTTTCCATCCTCGCGACGACCTGTACGAAGATCTGTGAGGGCCAGTCCCTGGACGTCACCTTCGAGCAGCGGACCGACGTCTCGCCCGAGGAGTACCTCGAGATGGTCGAACAGAAGACGGCCGTCCTGTACGCCGCCTCCGCGTGTCTGCCCGCGATCTTGCTGGGAGCCGACGACGAGACGGTCGATGCCCTCTACGGATACGGGCTGGACATCGGTCGCGCGTTCCAGATTCAGGACGACGTACTGGACCTGACGGTTCCGAGCGACCAACTCGGAAAACAGCGAGGGAGCGACCTCGTCGAGAACAAGCAAACGCTGATAACCGTCCACGCCCGGGGGCAGGGCGTCGACGTCGACACCTTGGTCGATACGGACGACGTCGACGCGGTCACCGAGGCCGAAATCGACGACGCAGTCGCCGAACTCGAGGCGGCCGGTTCGATCACCTACGCGAACGACACGGCCCGCGACCTCGTCGAACAGGGGAAGAGCCGACTCGACGTGCTCCCGGATAACGAGGCCCGCGACCTCCTCTGTGAGATCGCGGACTACCTGATCGAGCGCGGGTACTGA
- a CDS encoding glutamate--tRNA ligase produces MNDELRERVEREAEKHALLNAVKHRSDAAVGAVMGPLMGDNPDFREHADAVPGVVGGVVARVNELEYEDKRARLEELAPEELAEIEAEDEADEHDLPDLPNADDYDEIRMRCAPNPNGPWHVGHARMPAVIGTYRDRYDGWFCVRFDDTDPETKRPDLDAYDAILEDCNYLGFEPDAIYRASDRLETYYSHARDLIEMGGAYTCSCSGEAFSELKNSGEACPHRDKGAETVLEEFEAMIDGAYDSGDMVLRVKTDIEHKNPALRDWVAFRMIDTPHPRAEASEYRCWPMLDFQSGIDDHLLEITHIIRGIDLQDSAKRQRFVYDYFDWDYPEVIHWGHVQLDAYDVKMSTSTIAALIEAGELDGWDDPRAPTLKSLRRRGIRGEAIVEAMVGLGTSTSDVDLAMSSIYANNRELIDDETDRRFLVREGNQVPLAGSPPDEANPPLHPNHEDRGVREIPVGDSVLLEPADLPQREDRIWLKGLGCFQFTRDVLQYTGEDIDVVREGDVDVVHWVPAAESVPVRMRTMEGNVTGRAEPGVAAIEPDEMVQFERVGFARIDRHDDEETVAYYAHD; encoded by the coding sequence ATGAACGACGAGTTACGCGAGCGCGTCGAGCGCGAGGCGGAGAAGCACGCGCTGTTGAACGCCGTCAAACACCGGAGCGACGCCGCCGTCGGTGCCGTGATGGGGCCGCTGATGGGCGACAATCCCGACTTTCGCGAACACGCCGACGCCGTTCCCGGCGTCGTCGGCGGCGTCGTCGCCCGAGTGAACGAACTCGAGTACGAGGACAAACGCGCCCGTCTCGAGGAGCTAGCACCCGAGGAACTCGCCGAAATCGAGGCCGAAGACGAGGCGGACGAACACGACTTGCCGGACCTGCCGAACGCGGACGACTACGACGAGATCCGAATGCGGTGTGCGCCGAACCCGAACGGCCCCTGGCACGTGGGCCACGCCCGGATGCCCGCCGTCATCGGCACCTACCGCGACCGCTACGACGGCTGGTTCTGCGTCAGGTTCGACGACACCGACCCCGAGACCAAGCGCCCGGACCTCGACGCGTACGACGCGATTCTCGAGGATTGCAACTATCTCGGCTTCGAACCCGACGCGATATACAGGGCGAGCGACCGGCTCGAGACCTACTACAGTCACGCTCGCGACCTGATCGAGATGGGCGGCGCGTACACGTGCTCGTGTTCCGGCGAGGCGTTCTCCGAACTGAAAAACAGCGGCGAGGCCTGTCCGCACCGGGACAAAGGCGCCGAGACGGTTCTCGAGGAGTTCGAAGCGATGATCGACGGCGCGTACGACAGCGGTGATATGGTCCTGCGGGTCAAGACCGACATCGAACACAAGAATCCGGCGCTTCGCGACTGGGTCGCGTTCCGGATGATCGACACGCCACATCCCCGAGCGGAAGCGAGCGAGTACCGCTGCTGGCCGATGCTGGACTTCCAGTCCGGCATCGACGACCACCTGCTCGAGATAACCCACATCATTCGCGGCATCGACCTGCAGGACTCCGCGAAACGCCAGCGATTCGTCTACGACTACTTCGACTGGGACTACCCCGAGGTGATCCACTGGGGGCACGTCCAGCTCGACGCGTACGACGTGAAGATGAGCACGTCGACGATCGCGGCGCTGATCGAGGCCGGCGAACTCGACGGTTGGGACGACCCGCGGGCACCGACGCTCAAGAGCCTTCGACGGCGCGGGATTCGTGGCGAGGCCATCGTGGAAGCGATGGTCGGCCTCGGCACCTCGACCAGCGACGTCGACCTCGCGATGAGTTCGATTTACGCGAACAACCGCGAACTGATCGACGACGAGACCGATCGACGGTTCCTCGTCCGCGAGGGCAATCAGGTCCCCCTCGCCGGGAGTCCGCCCGACGAGGCGAATCCGCCGCTGCATCCGAACCACGAGGACCGCGGCGTCCGCGAGATTCCGGTCGGCGATTCCGTCCTGCTCGAGCCCGCGGACCTCCCCCAGCGCGAGGACCGCATCTGGCTCAAGGGTCTGGGTTGCTTCCAGTTCACCCGTGACGTGTTGCAGTACACGGGCGAGGACATCGACGTCGTCCGCGAGGGTGACGTGGACGTCGTCCACTGGGTGCCGGCCGCCGAGAGCGTTCCCGTCCGCATGCGAACGATGGAGGGCAACGTGACCGGACGGGCGGAGCCGGGCGTCGCGGCCATCGAACCCGACGAGATGGTCCAGTTCGAGCGGGTCGGGTTCGCGAGAATCGATCGCCACGACGACGAGGAGACCGTGGCGTACTACGCGCACGACTGA